In Puniceicoccales bacterium, a single window of DNA contains:
- a CDS encoding terminase family protein — protein MDISKKFFLPYQSRWINDDSRLKIMEKSRQIGISMASAYGLVRDHANCDQRIDSWVSSRDEIQAKLFLDDCKNFSKILHIAAQAIGSEILPESRQFASFSLRFLNSTHIHSLSSNPDAQAGKRGNRVLDEFALHQNPKTLYSVAYPGITWGGRLEIISTHRGSQNFFHRLLKDIKENGNPKKFSHHKVTLQDALDQGFLAKLKEKLPEDDSRQSMDEAEYFDHIRNSCPDEESFMQEYMCVPWDDQSIFLPTELIDKCTYKHGENWEIGNYEALQSNDGFLGIDIGRNHDLTVFWLLEKNGDCLKTRQVICLKDVPFSEQERLLHEFLKIPFLRKICIDQTGIGRQFAERAAAFFGKYKVEGITFTSYIKEALAYLLLTTFETGSIKIPNDPAIRSDLRAIKKEITFSGNIRFHADRSENGHADRFWALALAIHAAQQCPSMIKQQFFTKIQRHKRLTVV, from the coding sequence ATGGACATTTCTAAAAAGTTTTTTTTGCCCTACCAGTCTCGATGGATTAATGATGATTCCAGGCTGAAGATAATGGAAAAGTCCAGACAGATCGGAATCTCCATGGCCTCAGCCTATGGCCTGGTTAGAGATCATGCTAATTGCGATCAAAGGATTGATTCCTGGGTATCATCCCGCGACGAAATTCAAGCGAAACTTTTTTTAGATGATTGCAAAAATTTTAGTAAAATTTTACACATTGCCGCGCAAGCTATTGGCTCTGAAATATTACCAGAATCGAGGCAATTCGCCTCTTTTTCACTGCGTTTCCTCAATAGCACCCATATCCATTCCCTATCATCAAACCCAGACGCTCAGGCCGGTAAGCGCGGCAATCGTGTATTGGACGAGTTTGCACTACATCAAAATCCAAAAACACTATATTCGGTGGCTTACCCAGGCATAACCTGGGGCGGCCGCCTTGAAATCATATCCACCCATCGAGGTTCACAAAATTTTTTCCATAGATTATTAAAAGATATCAAAGAAAATGGCAATCCAAAGAAATTTTCACACCACAAAGTTACACTACAAGATGCTCTTGATCAAGGGTTTTTGGCAAAACTAAAGGAAAAATTACCCGAAGATGATTCTAGGCAGTCCATGGATGAAGCCGAATATTTTGACCATATAAGAAATTCCTGCCCAGACGAGGAATCTTTTATGCAGGAATATATGTGTGTCCCTTGGGATGATCAGTCGATTTTCTTGCCAACGGAATTAATTGACAAATGTACCTATAAACATGGCGAAAATTGGGAGATCGGAAACTATGAAGCTTTGCAAAGCAATGATGGATTCCTGGGAATTGACATCGGGCGAAATCATGATCTTACGGTGTTTTGGTTGCTAGAAAAAAACGGCGATTGTTTAAAAACAAGGCAGGTGATTTGCCTAAAAGACGTACCATTTTCCGAACAGGAACGACTATTACATGAGTTTTTAAAAATACCATTTTTGAGAAAAATATGCATAGATCAAACCGGTATCGGTAGGCAATTTGCGGAGCGTGCTGCGGCCTTTTTTGGAAAATACAAAGTCGAGGGCATTACTTTTACTAGCTATATAAAGGAAGCATTGGCTTATCTATTACTTACTACCTTTGAAACTGGTTCGATAAAAATCCCCAATGATCCGGCCATCCGCTCCGACCTGCGGGCCATAAAAAAAGAAATAACTTTCTCTGGCAACATTAGATTTCATGCAGATCGCAGCGAAAATGGTCATGCCGATAGATTTTGGGCTCTGGCATTGGCAATTCATGCCGCCCAGCAATGCCCATCGATGATCAAGCAACAATTTTTTACTAAGATACAAAGACA